The genomic window ATTTTTTTTATATCTTAGTAGGCAAGCACTAATTTTGAAAAAAACCGATTAGAATTGATGGTATTTGGTACTCAAGTGAAGGGAAATTTTTTGGCAATAATAATTATGATTTTGGAGATATTTACATAAAGAAAGGAATACTAGATTTTAAAGGAGAAATGATAAAAAAGTACACCATGAGAATTGAAAAAATATTAGTAGTATACAGACGGGGATGGGATATAAATCAATGAATTTTTTGGTATATAATTGCGATTGTATTTTTGTTACCTTCAGTTTGATTTGTTTTTATGAACGATATCCACTCGGCTTTTTTATCTTTATATGCCTATTTTAAATTGGAATGGCGATAAATGGCTATGTTGGTTATATAGATGCTCAGGGCCCTTGGATAAAAATAACTGGTACGCGTAAAAGTGGGATGAAAGTTGATATATTTATCAGAGAAAATGGCTATCATGGAGCTTTTGGCAGAACAATAAAAATATACAAAAGGCTTGAGTCCTACATCAAATTATACGTAGAATACCAAAAAAATTAGAAACCATTCAGGCAGAATTAACACAATAAATGAGATTACATTCGTAAATATAACAAATAAATATGATGAGAATTAAAGATATTTTGTATGCAAGGGATGGAGGATTTTTTAGAAATAATACTTATTACAGGGGCGATATTCACATAGAAGGAGGAATGCTGGAGTTTAACGGGAAATCCACAAATAAATATCCTATAAAAATGGAAGAAGTACTAATAGTAAGTAAGCAAGGAGGGGCTACATGTAAGTGGAAGATTTTTTATATTTCTGGATTTATTTTTCTTATTTTTCTTGTTTTAATGAATACATTTAGTTTTTTTGATTCGGGCTACATTTCTATTTTTTTTAGTTCAATTGTGTCCATTTTTGGATATAGAGGGTATAAAAATGCCCTAGGCCCTTGGATAAAAATAACGGGTACGCGCAAAAGTGGACTGAAGGTTGATGTCTTCATTAGACGAGATGGAGTCCTTGGAGCCTTTGGCGAAACCCAGAGAATATTCGAGCGATTAGAAATCTATATGCATGTCTATAGATCTCAGCAGCTGAAGCTAGTTCAGCATGAAGCAAAAAATCGTGCTAAGTTGGGCATATCAGGAACACAGGCGGATAAATCGGTTCTAAACACGGAATCGGGCTCAAACGAGGAAGGTCTTATGGAAATTTGCTTTGATAAATCTGTCTGCAAGAGAATTATAGAATTAACTGTCAATGAGATCAATCAGGAGAGGACGTTTCCAGAGGTAATATTTAGTAATACTTCTCATAATAGATTTTTACTTATTTCGACTTCTTCGGCTGTTTTTACACAAGATCAAGTTGTAATGTTTGTTGACTTTATGCGAGAAATTGGCCGAAATGTTTTTTATCTTATTCCCTATGAATGTGTAATGGATGGAGAAAAATTTTCAGGTCAATATTATCAAGAGGCAAAGGACTATGAGCATTTTAAAGGAATATGGAGGGCCAAAATAAGTGATTCATGGTCCCATATTGAGGATGTATGGTTCGATGAAGGAATATATATTGATGATTATTTTTTGTACATTGAGGATACAGACATTGTATTGTATAGTTCTTATCTTCGTCAGGTTGTTGTTTTTAATATTCCTCCTCATTTATGCTCTCTTTTTTATTCAATATTTCAGACTGAGATAGCTACAAAGATACAGGATTTGGAGGATCAGGATGTTACTGATGGTTTTCCAAAGAAGGGTGAGATAGAAATGGTTTTCACTAACTATCCCGGCACTTGTAAGTAAGTAGGCGGATGTGTAATTAGCCTTAATTTGTGCAGCTGGTTTTAATATCTGTCATCGAGTGTTATTCCTGCTCACTTTCGTTGCCTTCCAGCAGCTTCTCTGTGAATCTCTTGTTGGTTTTGACTCCCTTGTCCCTTACCTTTTCGGCGGTGCGTATGGCGTTGCCGCTGCCCACGCTCAGCTTGTTCATAGCGCCGACATAGGAGTCTTTTGCGCGGTCTAGCTGCTCGCCTATTTTTATCATGTCTTCGGTAAATCCTACAAGTTTGTCGTACAGGCTGCCGGCCAGGCGGGCTATCTCCTCCACATTTTGCTGCTGCCTTTCCTGCCGCCAGATGGAGGCTACGGTGGTGAGGGTGGCCAGCAGGGTGGTGGTGGTTACCAGCACCACTTTTTTGCTCAGGGCGTACTCAAACAGGCCGGTGTCGCTGCTCACCGCCAGGTTGAAGGCTGGCTCCAGGGGGATGAACATGAGCACAAAGTCGGGGCTATGCGCCAGGCCCTCCAGCATGCTGTAGTCCTTCTCGGCCAGCAGTTTTATGTGGGTGCGGATGCTCTCGGTGTGCGCCCTCAGGTGGCGCGCCTGCTCGGCGGCCTCCTCCGCGTTGTAGTACTGCTCATAGGCCACCAGGCTCACCTTGCTGTCTATTATCAGGCCCTTACGGCCAGGCAGCTTCACCACTACGTCGGGCCGGAAGCTGCGGCCCTCGGCATCCTTATACACCTCTTCGCGTAGGTAGAACTGATCTTTGAGCATGCCGCTGCGCTCCAGCACCATTTCCAGGATGTTTTCGCCCCAGTTTCCCTGCATCTTTTTGTCGCCCTTCAGGGCCTGTGCCAGCTGCCGGGCCTCCTGCCCCACCTGCTGGTTTAGCTCGGTCAGGTGCTTTATGCGTTCGGCTAGCTGGCTGTGGTAGGCCACTTGCTCTTTCTGGCTGGCCTCTACCCGGCTGCCAAACTCCTGCAGGCGCTGCTGCAGTGGCTTCAGGGTGTGGTCCAGCTGCTCCTGGCTCATTAGCCGGAACTGCTGGCTGTTCTCCTTCAGTACCTTCTGGCTCAGCGCCTCAAACTGCTCGATCTGGTTTGCCCATAGGGTTCGAAAGTCCTCTTTCTGGGTTTGCAGGCGCTCTTCCAGTGCCTGGATGTGTGCCATGCGCTGGCTTAGCTGGCTGTTCAGTGCCACCTCCAGTTCGCTTTTGGCCTGCTGCAGGGCACCTAGCTGGGCCTCGCGCTGCTGCAGCTGCTGGGTGTGGGTGGCTAGCTGGCTGTGCAGGTACTGTAGCTCGGTTTCCAGGCTGGCTATGCGGCTCGTATAGCCAGTGGTGTCTGCTACCTGGGCCTTGCTTTTGGCTACCAGGTAGCCGATGGCTGCCCCGGCAGCCAGTCCGATAAAGAGAAAGACGAAATCCATGTGCCAAAGATACGGGCAACACACTGCCAAAACGTGTCGTAGCTATAGCCCGGAGTGGACCATATTGCGCACTTTGGGTATTTTTGGTGCGATGAAATGCTGCATAGGTAGGCCCGGGCCAGGTTCTCCGGGGTTTCGCTGGTTTTTGGGTGGGCTGCTTGTGGGCTGCTTGTGGGTGTGCAGGCTGCCGGCGCAGCCCCGCAGCCTGCAGCAGGTGGCTGCGCTGTATGAGGCGGGTGCCTATGCCGAGGCGGAGATACGCCTGCACAGGCAGCTGCCCAGGCTGAAGGAGGAAGACATACCCTGGGCGCAGCTGTACCAGGCACGCTTGGCCCATGCCCAGGGGTATGCAGACAGTTCCCGTGCACAGTGGGGAGCCCTGGCAGCGCGCTGCACCACGGCTACCGAGCCGTGCATACGCGCCTGGCACGAGGCGGGCGTGAGCTGGCAGGAGGTGCAGCCCGGCCGTGCCTATGGCTACCTGCGCGTGGCCGACTCGCTGCTGGCCTGCAATGCCGAGATGCCGCTGATGCTGCGGGCCAGGCAGGCCCAGCAGTATGCCCATGCCTGCTACCGCGTAGGTAGGCCACGGATGGCCCTGGCGCAGGCACAGTCTGCGCTAGACCTCTACACCAGTATAGGGCTACCCCTGTGGGAGCGAGATGCCCTATATGCGCTGCTGGTGCAGATACAGGCAGACCAAGGCCAGTATGAGCAGGCAGCCGAGGTGTTTCGGCGTAGGGTGCAGGCGCTGCAGGCCGCCTACCCAGCCGATAGCCTGACGGCACAGCCAGGCTATGCTACCGCCTTCATCCAGTGGGCCGAGGTAGAACTACAGTATGCGCACCCGCAGCTGGCCTTCCAGGCGCTGCAGCACGCCCTGGCTGTATATGTTGAGCACCCGCAGCTAGATCGGGCGGTGTATGTGGCCATCCTGCAGCGGCTATCCACCGTGGCACTGGTAATCCGGCAGGTAGATCTGGCCCGCACCTATGCCGAGCAGGCCCTGGAGGGGGTGCGCCAGCACGGGCTACAGCTGGCCGGGCGAATGGTGCCCCTGTATGAGGGCTTGGCCCTGGCCTGCGAGGCACAGGGCGATACAGCGGCTGCCCGCATCTATACCCTGGAGGCTGCCAGGGAGGCACAGCTACATCTACAGGGCCAGGCCCTGGCCGAAAAAATACTGCCCCTGGGCCGCTGGCTGTGGCAGCGCCAGCAGCTGGCCGATGCTGATGCGCTGCTGCAGGCCGCCCTCCCCCCCCTGGCGCGGGCACTGGGGCGGCACCCGCAGCTGGCCGAGCTGTACCTGCTGCAGGCGGATGTGGCGCAGGCACTGGGGCAGCTGCCACCCGCACTAGCTGCCCTGCAGCTGGGCCTGGCCGCTTGCCATGCCCGCTTTTCTCCGCCAGTGCCTGGCAGCCTGGCTGCGCGGTGCTACCCAAACCCCGATGCCGCAGGCAGCCTGGACCCCCTGGTACAGCTACAGCTGCTGGAACGAAAGGCCCGCCTACTGGCGCAGCCCGGCTACCCGGCCACCGAGGCCCTGCAGGCAGTACAGGCGGCTGGGGAGCTGGTGCGGCTGGAGCGCCTGCGCATGGACGAAGTGGGGCAGCAGCGCCTGCTGGCGCACTGGCAGCAGGTACTACAGGCGGGGGTAGCGGCGGCGCTACCACTGGATCGGCCCGGCCAGGTGGGCACCTACATCTGGCAGTGGCAGCAGGCGGCCCAGCAGCTGCAGCTGCTGGATACGGCCTGGGCTGCCTCCTTGGGTTTGGCCGACTTTGCCCGCGAAGAGGAGGCCCGCCTGCGCACGGGCTACCGGGCAGCCAGAGCGGGCTACATACGCACACAGGATAGCGACCCAGCCCGGGCCCGCCAGCTACACCAGGCCTGGCAGCTGGCAGGGGCTGCGCTAGACAGCCTGGAGCATGCATTTTATATCGATTTTCCCGACTACGCCGCGCTGAAGGCGCTACAGCCCAGGCCCGGGCCTGCCGTGGGCGAGCTGTGGCTGAGCTATG from Bacteroidota bacterium includes these protein-coding regions:
- the rmuC gene encoding DNA recombination protein RmuC, which produces MDFVFLFIGLAAGAAIGYLVAKSKAQVADTTGYTSRIASLETELQYLHSQLATHTQQLQQREAQLGALQQAKSELEVALNSQLSQRMAHIQALEERLQTQKEDFRTLWANQIEQFEALSQKVLKENSQQFRLMSQEQLDHTLKPLQQRLQEFGSRVEASQKEQVAYHSQLAERIKHLTELNQQVGQEARQLAQALKGDKKMQGNWGENILEMVLERSGMLKDQFYLREEVYKDAEGRSFRPDVVVKLPGRKGLIIDSKVSLVAYEQYYNAEEAAEQARHLRAHTESIRTHIKLLAEKDYSMLEGLAHSPDFVLMFIPLEPAFNLAVSSDTGLFEYALSKKVVLVTTTTLLATLTTVASIWRQERQQQNVEEIARLAGSLYDKLVGFTEDMIKIGEQLDRAKDSYVGAMNKLSVGSGNAIRTAEKVRDKGVKTNKRFTEKLLEGNESEQE